The genomic interval GGCACTGGAGGGAGGACCCAGACTGAGTGCTAGATGAACGTTCCTGGGCagagttgttattgttcagtcactaagtcatgtctgactgtttgcactcattgactgcagcacgccaggttggGATCCAACCttggccccctgctttgggagcgtggagtcttagccactggaccaccagagaagtccctccttttcttttaaactgcGTAGACCTAATGGTAAGGTATTCCATGGCTTTGTTGTGCCAGTTTCAGCATGACTACCTTCAGGCTGATATTTTGGCTGAACTAAAGCACAAAAAAGGTGCCaaccttttttaaaatgagggaGTGTTTGCCTCTTCCAGTTTGATTTAGGGTCCTAGGAGTCCCCCAAGTCCCTTTAAAATGAATGTTCTTGAGCCAAATGTATTAATACTTTGTATGCACTTGGAGGAACTGATGTGTTCCTAAAAGAAGAAGGAATCTGGGGAATGGCGGTGAGATTCATCATCaacaaaataggaataaatcCAGCTGAAGCAAGGTGGGAGAGCGTGAGAGAGCCTAAGGGCCTCTTATACTCTCAAAACACAGCAAAAGCTTCTCAGGGCACATTGCAGCCATTCCCCAAAGTGATCTGCAGGACAGTCatcaggcactgctgctgctgctgctaagtcgctttagtcatgtccgactctgtgagaccccatagatggcagcccaccaggctccaccgcccctgggattctccaggcaagagtactggagtgggatgccattgccttctccaggcactaGCCCAACAAAAATAAGGAGTGGGTTTGAGATGATGTATTTGAAATAATAAGCTGACAGAGGTCTTGGGACCCAAGGTCTTGGGACCTGTATCTTCCCGAAAAGTGCCCTGAATTCAGCATTGTGTATATTCCTCAGGAATATGTTACTGCCTGTAGATGATCCATATGAGAAATTTTGTGCGATAGCTGGACAGTCTCTTACAAAGACCCTGAACCCAATGTTCTAAAAAAGGTCAGTGGCCACTGCATCAGAAGGATGTCAATCCTGGCTTTCCCTcccagagaattttttaaaaaacacttgacccttgaacagtgcCAGGGGGTTTAGGGGTGCCAACCATCTGTTCAGTGGAAAATCCTTAATTTTATAGTCAGCCCTGGGTATCCTTTCTCAGTATCCATGGTTCTGCGTCAGAGTATTCAACCAACGCCAACCCTgcagtactgtagtatttactatcgaaaaatatctgcatataagtggacccacacgGTTGAAACCCATGTTGCTCAAGGATCAACTGTTGATGTATATATGACACCAACGCCTtgatgtattatctcatttagtccttaGAGGAGGTCTGCAAATAAGCATCAGGAGCTCCTGCTTGCAGTTCACGCAGTCATTCAACATATGTTAAACACTTACTGCatttcaggcactgtgctggggatACTGAAGTGATTAATACAAAGGCAGCCCCACCCCCTTGGAGTTCACTTTCCAAGCGAAGGAGGAAAAGTGAGGACgtgagaagattttaaaaatatcaggagATAAAGGTTAAGGTGCTGAGAGAAGGATTCAGAAAGGGGACTTCTCCCCCAGCTCCCCTCTCTCCTACTTTTCCTATCTTACCCCCTGAAAGCTTCCCTCTCCCACCGCTTCTTCTCCCCTGATCTCCCCTCACCCACTCCTCCACCTGGCTCCCAGCACCTCCTATTTTCTCGTCTGGTTGCCCgaagcaggggagggggagggggtgagaggggctagggggcgggcgggggtgggggaagatgTCCCCGCGAGCCTGCCCCACCTGGCCCTCCACCTGCGGGCACAACGGTCTCTTTTTAGCCGCGTGTGCGCCCACCGCCCCTGATCCCTCCTCAGACCCTATGAgcaacagactggctccagaaTGGGAAATGAGGCCAGTTACCCGGCGGAGATATGCTCGCACTTCGACgaagatgaaattaaaaggctgCGCAAGCGTTTTAAGAAGCTGGACTTGGACAGTTCCAGCGCTCTGAGCGTCAAAGAGTTCACGTCCATGCCGGAGCTGCAGGAGAACCCTCTGGTGCAGCGGGTGATCGACGTCTTCGACACCGACGGCGACGGACAGGTGGACTTCCGGGAATTCATCCTGGGGACCTCCCAGTTCAGCGTCCGGGGAGATGAGGAGCAGAAGCTGAGGTTTGCTTTCAGCATCTACGACATGGACAAAGACGGCTACATTTCCAACGGGGAGCTCTTCCAGGTGCTGAAGATGATGGTAGGCGACAACCTGAAAGACTGGCAGTTACAGCAGCTGGTGGACAAAACCATCATCCTCCTGGACAAAGACGGGGACGGGAAAATCTCCTTCCAAGAATTCAGTGCTGTGGTCAGAAGCCTGGAGGTCCACAAGCACTTGGTGACCATTGTGTGAGTTTTATAAGGTCGCCACTCAAcaacaactttttctttcttctctatctCTTTAAAGATCTGCCCAAGAGGCCCAGTAACTGCCATCTCTGATCTACTGGAAAGTGTCTCTCTTACTGAAGCAAGATCTTCCAGCCTCTTGACCACCTACCTCAGTGTTACTAACTCTTCTGCTCTCAATGATTCAGGATAATGCCCTGAGTTGGGGAAAACATGATGAAGGAGcatggagggaaaagaaaaggaaacagcttttatgaatgtatttttttttctttgttttgattcaGAAACCAAACTACAAAGAGTGAAGAGAActtttaaagttcaaaaataagaaaatatacatcTTTTCCTTTACTTCTCATGGTTttatatatggggaaaaaattccCAAAAGGTGCTAGGTGAActattttcatttacttgtggtgttcaagcatcttttaacagATTATTAATTCCTTATTGTAGCAAGAGGGATGAATCTATTTCTCTTGGCTGAGCATCTTTTAATCACCTCTCTCTAGGCAACAAAAGCCCATCTTTCCCTTTTGAAAGCCTCAGACCACAGCTGGGTTCCTCCTGTCTCATTGCTCCAGCTCCTTTACAGTTTCTTTTCAGGCAGAAATTCAGAGGCCTTGTAAGAAAGGCTAAGACAAAATCCCCAGTCTATCAGTCTCAGTGAAGGTGGCTTTTCAGGCTTGATTGCCTACCACAGTATTAAGTTCAGTTAATGGGCCTTCCACACAACCACGACAGAGAACTGCCTGGGAAGctcacgcatgcatgcatgctcagttacttcagtcctGTCAATCTCTTTGacaccctatagactgtagcccaccaggctcctccatccatggcattctccaggcaagaatactggagtgggttgccatgtcctattccaggggatcttcctgagccagggattgaacccacatctcctgggtctcttgcattgcaggtagattctttactgctgagccaccagggaagcccttcctgggAAGCTCTCTCACCTCCAGTACCTAGTGGGAGAGAATGGGCCACACTCATAGTCC from Bos mutus isolate GX-2022 chromosome 8, NWIPB_WYAK_1.1, whole genome shotgun sequence carries:
- the PPP3R2 gene encoding calcineurin subunit B type 2, translated to MGNEASYPAEICSHFDEDEIKRLRKRFKKLDLDSSSALSVKEFTSMPELQENPLVQRVIDVFDTDGDGQVDFREFILGTSQFSVRGDEEQKLRFAFSIYDMDKDGYISNGELFQVLKMMVGDNLKDWQLQQLVDKTIILLDKDGDGKISFQEFSAVVRSLEVHKHLVTIV